TCACTTTCTATAACCTGACTCACCGTGGGGTCATTTACAAAGTTTCTTTGATCTCTTTCATTCTGAACCACAGAAAAAGACAATCCGAAAGATAGTTGATTAAAAAGATTTTCATTCCCCATATCTATATGATAAGCATAAGTACCTTGAATTCCCTTTTGTGAATGATATCCATTCTTATCATTAAAAAGAATTACTCCTAATCCAGTATTAGAATATTCTCCTAATTTTGCATGAAAACTTGCTGTTTGCAAAGCTGGGGCATCGTCTACACCTAACCATTGTTGGCGTGCGGTTAATCGTATTTTTCCACAATCTCCTATTCCAGCAGCTGCAGGATGTAATAAATATACATTATCTGACAAGTAGTCTGCATAAATAGGTAACGTTTCTTGTCCAGATAATTCAGTAATCACTGAAAATACAAAAAATAACAAATAAATAATTCTTTTCCCCATTAAGTTCTAGTAGATAAATAGCCATCAAATATAAACAACTGTTATTTAAAATCTGATAATATTTTGTTTTCTTACTATATTACAACAGTCTAGCTAGTTAAAACCCGAATCTTTTCTATATTTTGACGGACTTATCCCTTTAATTTCTTTAAATTTTCTGTTAAAATTAGATAAATTATTAAACCCACATTGATAAGCTATCTCACTTATAGCTAATGTATTTTCTGATATTAATAATTTACATGCATTTTCAATGCGTAATTCGGTTAAAAAAGTGAAATAAGTCTTGTTAGTACGCTGCTTAAAATACCTACAAAAAGCATTTGGAGTCATGTTTGCCTTTTCAGCGATTTCATATAAATCTATATTTTTATCAAAGTTATTCATTGTAAAATCCATTACATTGCGCATTCTCTTCCCTTCGTTATCTGTATATTTCTTTGGATAAATGAAATTAGCTAATTCTGTTGTTTTTGAGTTAACTAGTATTTTTAATACTTTTAGTAGCCCTATGAACCGATCTAGGTTAGTTGACTTCTGCAATTCTAATAAAAGATTCATCACTGTTTCTCTGTTTTCAAGAAGTCTAAACCCACATGTAGATTTTTCAAAAAAAGGAATTAGTTCTTTAAAATCATCCAGTAAGAAAAAATTCTTTCCAAACGAATCCTTTGTAAAGAAAAGCGAAATCATAAAAGATTCTTTAATAACAGAAGTATCACTTTTAAAAACATGAGGTAAATTACTTCCTATCACTAATACATCTCCTGATGAGTATTTATTAATAGTATCACCAACAACCAAT
The nucleotide sequence above comes from Tenacibaculum singaporense. Encoded proteins:
- a CDS encoding AraC family transcriptional regulator; protein product: MKVLPFKIPKTQNIGLIYQEDKEQYFYDKFHQHEEIQLCIIVKGEGTLVVGDTINKYSSGDVLVIGSNLPHVFKSDTSVIKESFMISLFFTKDSFGKNFFLLDDFKELIPFFEKSTCGFRLLENRETVMNLLLELQKSTNLDRFIGLLKVLKILVNSKTTELANFIYPKKYTDNEGKRMRNVMDFTMNNFDKNIDLYEIAEKANMTPNAFCRYFKQRTNKTYFTFLTELRIENACKLLISENTLAISEIAYQCGFNNLSNFNRKFKEIKGISPSKYRKDSGFN